In Erpetoichthys calabaricus chromosome 4, fErpCal1.3, whole genome shotgun sequence, one genomic interval encodes:
- the LOC114641294 gene encoding olfactory receptor 8H1-like gives MKNNSFSPAVFILDCLNHYEQRSFITAVLFLIYLVTLVGNVLVILAISLDHQLQTPMYFYIIILAFIDLTCSTNIIPRMLCAILYDRVVPNAACFTQLYTVHHLEVMQTFLLTFMAYDRYVAIAYPLRYASIITNKMVAASFILSNVMGFIVVIPFLVLVSDLEFCRTNVVPFCMCDYVTMVRIACVDYINYIIPSSIVCAVLLLCPLATILFSYSMIVQAVMKISKEGRKKAFSTCLTHLMVVGIFYVPLFIAYVLPSTGKTAEEYNIIVIIPCIIPPMFNPIIYSLRNKEMKNSILKLLFRRRIIPESTKHQN, from the coding sequence ATGAAAAATAATTCCTTCTCTCCAGCTGTGTTCATTTTGGATTGCTTGAACCATTACGAACAGCGGAGCTTCATAACTGCAGTACTCTTCTTGATTTACTTGGTAACTCTTGTTGGAAATGTGCTGGTGATACTCGCCATCTCATTGGACCATCAACTCCAAACACCTATGTATTTTTACATCATCATTCTTGCCTTTATAGATCTGACTTGTAGCACCAACATCATCCCAAGAATGTTGTGTGCCATACTCTATGACCGAGTAGTGCCAAACGCTGCCTGCTTTACACAGTTATATACTGTGCATCACTTGGAAGTTATGCAGACATTTCTATTGACTTTCATGGCTTATGATCGCTATGTTGCCATCGCCTATCCTCTCAGATATGCCTCAATCATCACAAACAAAATGGTTGCAGCATCTTTTATCCTATCAAACGTTATGGGATTTATAGTGGTCATACCATTTTTAGTACTAGTCAGTGATTTAGAATTCTGTCGTACAAATGTAGTGCCCTTCTGCATGTGTGACTACGTCACAATGGTCCGTATTGCCTGTGTggattatattaattacattatcCCTAGTTCCATTGTCTGTGCCGTTTTGCTCTTATGCCCTTTagccaccattctcttttcttACAGCATGATAGTTCAGGCTGTGATGAAAATCTCtaaagaaggaaggaagaaagctTTCAGCACATGCCTCACCCACTTAATGGTTGTCGGGATATTTTATGTTCCACTTTTTATCGCTTATGTTTTGCCATCGACGGGAAAGACTGCAGAAGAGTACAacattattgtaatcattccctGCATTATTCCTCCAATGTTTAATCCAATCATATATAGCCTCAGAAACAAAGAGATGAAGAACAGCATCCTAAAGCTCTTATTTAGACGAAGAATCATTCCTGAGTCAACtaaacatcaaaattaa